In Candidatus Rokuibacteriota bacterium, a single window of DNA contains:
- the queG gene encoding tRNA epoxyqueuosine(34) reductase QueG produces MTLAAVTLTELVRTRALDLGFDRVAIGPVSAPEHGDALRRWLEAGYAGTMGYLERRLGERLEPARVLPGARSVVCVALNYYQGEPAPDPSWTPVARYAWGRDYHDVMTPRLAALGAHLAEACGAVSKGYVDTGPVLERDLAARAGLGWVGKNTMLLHQDLGSWFLIGVLLTTAALDFDEPLPDRCGTCRACLDACPTGAFVAPYVLDARRCISYLTIEHRGALDSGVHADIGSWEFGCDVCQDVCPWNRKSPVTREGAFLPSVPYPGAERIAVMSDEELRARFAGTALLRSKPAGLRRNAAIARDNAARAGGPSA; encoded by the coding sequence GTGACGCTCGCTGCCGTCACGCTGACCGAGCTGGTGAGGACGCGCGCGCTCGATCTGGGCTTCGATCGCGTCGCGATAGGGCCTGTCTCGGCGCCGGAGCACGGCGACGCGCTTCGGCGCTGGCTCGAGGCCGGCTATGCCGGCACGATGGGCTACCTCGAGCGCCGCCTGGGCGAGCGCCTGGAGCCCGCGCGCGTCCTGCCCGGCGCCCGCTCGGTCGTCTGCGTGGCGCTCAACTACTACCAGGGCGAGCCCGCGCCCGATCCGTCGTGGACGCCCGTGGCGCGCTACGCGTGGGGGCGCGACTACCACGACGTGATGACGCCCCGGCTTGCCGCGCTCGGCGCGCACCTGGCGGAGGCCTGCGGCGCCGTCAGTAAGGGATACGTCGACACGGGCCCCGTCCTCGAGCGTGATCTCGCCGCGCGGGCGGGGCTGGGCTGGGTCGGCAAGAATACCATGCTGCTCCACCAGGACCTGGGCTCATGGTTCCTGATCGGCGTGCTGCTGACGACGGCCGCGCTCGACTTCGACGAGCCGCTGCCAGACCGGTGCGGCACCTGCCGCGCCTGCCTCGACGCCTGCCCGACTGGGGCGTTCGTCGCGCCGTATGTCCTCGATGCGCGGCGCTGCATTTCGTATCTCACGATCGAGCACCGCGGCGCCCTCGACTCCGGAGTCCACGCCGACATCGGCTCGTGGGAGTTCGGCTGCGACGTCTGCCAGGACGTCTGCCCGTGGAACCGGAAGTCGCCCGTGACTCGCGAGGGCGCCTTCCTGCCGTCGGTGCCGTATCCGGGCGCCGAGCGCATCGCCGTCATGAGCGACGAGGAGCTCCGCGCGCGCTTTGCCGGCACGGCGCTGCTGCGCTCCAAGCCCGCGGGGCTCCGCCGCAATGCCGCGATAGCCCGCGACAATGCCGCGCGGGCCGGCGGCCCTTCCGCGTGA
- a CDS encoding methyltransferase domain-containing protein, with protein sequence MSLSPRFLAVLAAEGLEAHRVLDVGCGAGSLTLWLAPRVKHVSGLDRDPAAIRDARRLAGAARLSNVEFHEADVEREEYDRWQPDLVTAYLCASDAIIERAGRALAPGQCLAMVAFHVEQWKETGKVSRFAYDEARIERALRFHGFAPEVIEVEREVTRLASVEEGLAAAVGLEDKWRVDGRWFRYVAFLEEGGRTLTRAHLIVKARRS encoded by the coding sequence GTGTCCCTCTCGCCGCGGTTCTTGGCGGTGCTCGCCGCCGAGGGGCTCGAGGCACATCGCGTGCTCGATGTCGGCTGCGGGGCCGGGAGCCTCACGCTGTGGCTCGCCCCCCGAGTCAAGCACGTAAGCGGCCTCGACCGCGACCCCGCCGCGATCCGGGACGCCCGGCGGCTTGCCGGGGCCGCGCGCCTGTCCAATGTCGAGTTCCACGAGGCGGACGTCGAGCGGGAGGAGTACGACCGCTGGCAGCCCGACCTGGTGACGGCGTATCTCTGCGCTTCCGACGCCATCATCGAGCGCGCGGGTCGGGCGCTGGCGCCGGGGCAGTGCCTCGCGATGGTGGCGTTCCACGTCGAGCAGTGGAAGGAAACCGGCAAGGTCTCGCGCTTCGCCTATGACGAGGCGCGGATCGAGCGGGCGCTCCGCTTCCACGGTTTCGCCCCGGAGGTGATCGAAGTCGAGCGCGAGGTGACGCGCTTAGCCTCGGTCGAGGAAGGGCTCGCCGCGGCCGTCGGGCTCGAGGACAAGTGGCGGGTGGACGGGCGCTGGTTCCGCTACGTCGCGTTCCTCGAAGAGGGCGGCCGCACCCTGACGCGCGCGCATCTGATCGTCAAGGCCCGCAGGTCGTGA